One genomic region from Erythrobacter mangrovi encodes:
- a CDS encoding DUF1905 domain-containing protein: MSEQVAFTAEIARWQGEKAVYHVVTIGADAAEAITMHERLRRLEFGARRGFGSVKVMAQVGGTRWKTSVFPSKTGEWWLLVGRKVLKAEDLVAGDKAAIKLELL; encoded by the coding sequence GTGAGCGAGCAGGTCGCTTTCACCGCTGAAATCGCTCGCTGGCAGGGCGAGAAGGCCGTCTATCATGTGGTCACGATCGGCGCCGACGCGGCCGAAGCGATCACCATGCACGAGCGGCTTCGTCGGCTGGAGTTCGGTGCGCGGCGCGGCTTCGGATCGGTCAAGGTGATGGCACAGGTGGGCGGGACGCGCTGGAAGACCTCGGTCTTTCCTTCGAAGACGGGCGAGTGGTGGCTGCTTGTCGGCCGCAAGGTGCTGAAGGCAGAGGACCTCGTCGCCGGCGACAAGGCAGCGATCAAGCTTGAGCTGCTCTAG
- a CDS encoding peptidylprolyl isomerase → MIRNLTALAATLALSVPVVAQEEPEGAPSPGEIVAQAEPSEWKEIPADDLLVMTLADHADGHERKVVIQLIPAPFSQGWVENIRTFARAHWYDNITVNRVQDNYVVQWGDVNYDNPEATGEAKPLPEGLKVMSESEYASTNIAVTKAWLEAEGDASGLKLLSSGLVDSVGAVRKAITQTLPSDSYSSRALFNMGWPLSQEAGSPSSEVWPVHCYGMVGVGRNLSPDTGSGAELYTVIGTPPRHLDRNIALVGRIVEGMEHLSSLPRGHGDLGFYAADEAYKRTPILSVRVASDLPEAERPRFEYLSTEGETFARYADARANRRDPFFIVPAGGADICNIPVPIRRVAE, encoded by the coding sequence ATGATCAGGAACCTGACCGCGCTCGCCGCCACCCTCGCCTTGTCCGTTCCCGTTGTTGCGCAGGAGGAGCCAGAGGGCGCACCGTCGCCGGGGGAGATCGTCGCGCAAGCCGAGCCAAGCGAGTGGAAGGAAATCCCGGCCGACGACCTGCTGGTGATGACACTTGCCGATCATGCCGACGGACATGAGCGCAAGGTTGTGATCCAGCTGATACCAGCGCCCTTCTCGCAAGGCTGGGTCGAAAATATCCGGACCTTCGCCCGCGCGCATTGGTACGACAACATCACCGTCAACCGCGTGCAGGACAATTACGTCGTCCAGTGGGGCGACGTGAACTATGACAATCCCGAGGCGACGGGTGAGGCGAAGCCATTGCCCGAGGGACTCAAGGTGATGAGTGAGAGTGAGTACGCAAGTACCAATATCGCGGTAACCAAGGCATGGCTTGAGGCGGAAGGAGATGCCTCGGGCCTAAAGTTGCTTTCGTCAGGGCTTGTGGATTCAGTAGGTGCCGTGCGCAAAGCGATCACGCAAACGCTCCCAAGTGACAGTTATAGCTCGAGGGCTCTGTTCAATATGGGCTGGCCTCTTTCCCAAGAGGCTGGTTCACCTTCTTCAGAAGTCTGGCCCGTCCACTGCTACGGCATGGTCGGCGTTGGCCGGAACCTCTCACCCGACACCGGCTCGGGCGCCGAACTTTACACCGTGATCGGTACGCCGCCGCGCCATCTCGACCGAAATATCGCGCTGGTTGGACGGATCGTGGAAGGGATGGAGCACCTCTCCTCGCTGCCGCGCGGGCATGGCGACCTTGGGTTCTATGCCGCAGACGAGGCCTACAAGCGCACGCCCATCCTTTCGGTTCGCGTCGCGAGCGACCTGCCCGAGGCCGAGCGCCCGCGCTTCGAATATCTCTCGACCGAAGGCGAAACCTTCGCCCGCTATGCCGATGCCCGCGCGAACCGGCGCGATCCCTTCTTCATCGTTCCCGCAGGCGGCGCCGACATCTGCAACATCCCGGTTCCGATCCGGCGCGTCGCCGAGTGA
- a CDS encoding molybdopterin molybdotransferase MoeA produces MITVDEALELISHHVVALSEERIPLAEAHGRVLAKPLHARSDAPRWPVSAMDGYAVIAAGTSPDEALEVIGQSHAGRSFDGTLLPGQAVRIFTGARLPSRADMVILQEYASCDGNEVRFTQGYGPASHVRADGSDFRAGDELIPKGTMLDARAMVVAAAADVTHVVVARRPQIALFATGDELAVPGSAYRVPDAIPESVSFGIAAMVEESGGNLVSRRSGADDLAALTKAAGEALDGADLVIVTGGASVGERDFAKQMFAPHGLALLFDKVAMKPGKPVWLGKAQDSLVLGLPGNPTSAMVTAALFLRPILAQLQGGSGAHRWHQLPLAKELKATGSRETFVRARWDEAGLTVLDNQGSGVQAALLQADRLIRCPADSAALSVGDSVTALAF; encoded by the coding sequence GTGATTACCGTTGACGAAGCGCTCGAGTTGATATCGCACCATGTCGTTGCACTCTCCGAAGAGCGGATTCCGCTTGCTGAAGCGCATGGGCGTGTGCTCGCCAAGCCGCTCCATGCCCGCAGCGATGCGCCCCGCTGGCCTGTCTCGGCGATGGATGGCTATGCCGTGATCGCAGCGGGGACTTCTCCGGACGAAGCCCTCGAAGTGATCGGGCAATCGCATGCAGGCCGCAGCTTTGATGGAACGCTATTGCCTGGCCAAGCTGTGCGGATATTCACCGGTGCGCGTCTGCCTAGTCGTGCGGATATGGTCATCTTGCAAGAGTATGCTTCGTGTGACGGCAACGAGGTGCGGTTCACGCAGGGCTATGGTCCAGCGTCTCACGTTCGCGCCGATGGGAGCGATTTTCGCGCAGGCGACGAGCTGATCCCCAAAGGAACCATGCTGGACGCGCGTGCGATGGTCGTAGCGGCCGCCGCCGATGTTACGCATGTGGTGGTGGCACGCCGCCCGCAAATCGCGCTTTTCGCCACTGGTGACGAACTGGCCGTCCCTGGATCGGCGTACCGTGTGCCCGATGCCATCCCCGAAAGCGTGAGCTTCGGCATTGCCGCAATGGTAGAAGAGTCAGGCGGCAATCTCGTGTCACGCCGTAGCGGAGCGGACGATCTCGCAGCGCTGACCAAGGCGGCAGGAGAGGCACTCGATGGTGCCGATCTCGTAATCGTGACCGGAGGCGCTTCGGTGGGCGAGCGTGATTTTGCCAAGCAGATGTTTGCGCCACATGGTCTTGCATTGCTGTTCGATAAGGTTGCGATGAAGCCGGGCAAGCCGGTGTGGCTGGGCAAGGCGCAAGACTCGCTAGTGCTAGGCCTGCCCGGCAATCCGACCTCCGCCATGGTCACCGCCGCACTTTTCCTACGTCCCATTCTCGCACAGCTGCAAGGTGGTAGTGGCGCACACCGTTGGCACCAACTCCCGCTGGCTAAGGAGCTGAAAGCGACTGGCTCACGCGAGACCTTCGTCCGCGCGCGCTGGGACGAAGCGGGTCTGACGGTGCTCGACAATCAGGGGAGTGGTGTCCAGGCAGCGCTGCTTCAGGCCGACCGGCTAATCCGCTGCCCGGCAGACAGTGCCGCACTAAGCGTTGGAGACAGCGTTACCGCTCTCGCGTTCTGA
- a CDS encoding cyclic pyranopterin monophosphate synthase MoaC has product MSMLTHLDQEGRALIVDVGSKGVTSQLAWAQGELVCASGTPELVKVDKTSMGSVTGTAELASEIAAKRTANLIPPCHPLALSKAEVTAATVAWLTLFDTLNAVDKGIEIGAIRVTTKQGGKSDSRKQA; this is encoded by the coding sequence ATGAGCATGCTCACTCATCTCGACCAGGAAGGCCGCGCGCTCATAGTGGATGTCGGCAGCAAGGGCGTAACTTCGCAGCTAGCGTGGGCGCAAGGCGAGCTGGTTTGCGCTTCCGGCACGCCCGAATTGGTCAAGGTCGACAAGACGTCCATGGGCAGCGTGACAGGCACTGCCGAACTGGCAAGCGAGATTGCGGCAAAGCGCACCGCCAATCTGATCCCGCCTTGCCATCCACTGGCCTTGTCCAAGGCTGAGGTGACCGCCGCAACGGTTGCCTGGCTCACACTGTTCGACACGCTCAACGCGGTCGACAAGGGCATAGAGATTGGCGCGATCCGTGTCACCACAAAGCAGGGCGGAAAATCAGACTCGAGGAAGCAGGCGTGA
- the moaB gene encoding molybdenum cofactor biosynthesis protein B, with the protein MPGIDESLPFHPLKIAVLTVSDTRTAETDTSGDLLAARLTGAGHELVARAIVKDKVDSIRAQVQHWVEDPDVEIILSTGGTGFTPRDVTPEAVVPLLSRVMDGFSVVFHQVSMETIGVSTLQSRAFAGQAGDSFIFCVPGSTGACRDAWDGVLRYELDSRYRPCSIAGQLPRLREVCA; encoded by the coding sequence ATGCCCGGAATTGATGAAAGCCTGCCTTTCCACCCACTCAAGATCGCTGTGCTGACGGTGTCCGATACGCGCACGGCAGAGACAGACACCTCCGGTGATTTGCTGGCAGCACGCCTGACTGGTGCAGGTCACGAACTGGTCGCGCGCGCAATAGTCAAGGACAAGGTCGACTCGATCCGCGCGCAGGTGCAACACTGGGTCGAGGATCCGGACGTCGAGATCATCCTCAGCACGGGCGGCACCGGCTTCACTCCGCGCGATGTCACCCCTGAAGCGGTTGTGCCGCTGCTTAGCCGGGTGATGGATGGTTTCAGCGTAGTATTTCATCAGGTCAGCATGGAAACGATCGGTGTTTCGACTTTGCAATCGCGAGCCTTTGCAGGCCAGGCAGGCGACAGTTTCATCTTCTGTGTCCCCGGATCGACCGGTGCCTGCCGTGATGCCTGGGACGGAGTCCTGCGTTATGAACTCGACAGCCGCTATCGCCCCTGTTCGATTGCCGGGCAATTGCCGCGGCTGCGCGAGGTCTGCGCATGA
- a CDS encoding MoaD/ThiS family protein, translating to MLTLELCGKLAELQGAFVKVTVPSDGCSVADLFLLSARQHSPLATGRIKVCVNEAVVAPILCVLPDDEVALFPPVSGG from the coding sequence ATGCTCACACTTGAATTGTGTGGCAAGCTCGCCGAACTGCAGGGCGCTTTTGTGAAGGTGACAGTCCCCAGTGATGGATGCAGCGTCGCCGACCTTTTCCTGCTGAGCGCGCGGCAGCATTCGCCGCTTGCCACGGGAAGAATCAAGGTCTGCGTCAACGAGGCGGTGGTTGCACCGATCCTATGCGTCTTGCCGGATGATGAAGTAGCTCTGTTTCCCCCGGTCTCGGGCGGATGA
- the moaA gene encoding GTP 3',8-cyclase MoaA, with protein sequence MIRVRDRDILTLPNKPMIRLSDGIGRRFEYLRLSLTDVCNFRCSYCLPEGYRKRCGKPPELSVAEIERAVRAFASLGLWKVRLTGGEPTIRPDFEEVARTVSSVPGIRQVAMTTNGYRLAQRARNWREAGVNVINISVDSLDPVRFAEITGHDRLAEVMAGIDAAQAAGFDSIKLNAVLMRGVNDDELETMTRFVVERDLSLRFIEVMRTNDNADFFAKRHVPGDSVVRRLKAAGWHRLPRVPGAGPAVEFGHADARGRIGIIAPYAKDFCGSCNRLRLGSDGRFHLCLFGDGGFDLRDLLQADNQHDELIARIVGLTKGKAPGHRLHHGDSGATPHLASIGG encoded by the coding sequence ATGATCCGCGTCCGCGACCGCGACATTCTCACTTTGCCCAACAAGCCAATGATCCGGCTGTCCGATGGTATCGGACGCCGCTTCGAGTATCTGCGCCTGTCGCTGACAGACGTCTGCAACTTCCGCTGCAGCTATTGCCTGCCCGAAGGCTATCGTAAGCGTTGCGGCAAGCCGCCCGAACTTTCAGTCGCCGAGATTGAACGTGCGGTCCGTGCCTTTGCATCGCTGGGGCTTTGGAAGGTTCGGTTGACGGGGGGCGAGCCGACCATCCGACCCGACTTCGAAGAGGTGGCGCGCACCGTGTCCTCAGTGCCTGGCATTCGCCAAGTCGCGATGACAACCAACGGCTACCGCCTGGCCCAGCGTGCCCGGAACTGGCGCGAAGCAGGGGTGAACGTGATTAATATCAGTGTCGACTCGCTTGATCCTGTGCGCTTTGCAGAGATCACCGGACACGATCGTCTGGCCGAGGTCATGGCCGGGATCGACGCCGCGCAAGCGGCAGGATTCGATAGCATCAAGCTCAACGCGGTGCTGATGCGCGGGGTCAATGACGACGAGCTAGAGACGATGACGCGCTTTGTCGTCGAGCGCGATCTGTCTCTGCGTTTCATTGAGGTGATGCGCACCAATGACAATGCCGATTTCTTTGCTAAGCGCCATGTCCCGGGTGACAGTGTGGTCCGGCGGCTCAAGGCGGCCGGATGGCATCGTCTGCCGCGCGTACCGGGCGCCGGACCGGCGGTGGAGTTCGGCCATGCCGATGCGCGCGGGCGGATTGGCATCATCGCTCCTTACGCAAAGGATTTCTGCGGTAGCTGTAATCGCCTGCGGCTTGGTTCGGATGGCAGGTTCCATCTCTGCCTGTTTGGTGATGGGGGTTTCGATTTGCGAGATCTACTACAGGCTGACAATCAGCACGACGAATTGATCGCCCGAATTGTTGGTCTGACAAAGGGCAAGGCTCCCGGGCACCGGTTGCACCATGGTGACAGCGGCGCGACCCCGCATCTTGCATCGATTGGAGGCTGA
- a CDS encoding peptidylprolyl isomerase, whose translation MADVIERAAVMVGGVEISPAVIAAEAQNHPAGDADVAWQSAAEALAIKHMLLAEADRLGIEASEIEDAEGRKLAGEDARIEALLAQEVTVPEANEAEARRFYAQHQDRFASEALVEAEHILLSASPDDTLAYNMALSDARGLIRQLKAEPDSFARLAHEYSACPSKEQGGNLGQIGEGQTVAEFEEALFALGEGELCREPVRSRFGVHVIRAVRRAESQQLPFEAVAASIRTYLEEASYRRAVAQYLSILAGRIEIEGVELPVAQGPLVQ comes from the coding sequence ATGGCTGACGTGATCGAACGAGCGGCAGTGATGGTGGGTGGGGTCGAGATCTCTCCCGCTGTCATCGCGGCCGAGGCGCAAAACCATCCGGCCGGCGATGCGGATGTGGCCTGGCAATCAGCCGCCGAAGCCCTGGCGATCAAACACATGCTTCTCGCCGAGGCAGACCGATTGGGGATCGAAGCTAGCGAAATCGAGGATGCCGAAGGACGGAAGCTGGCTGGCGAGGATGCCCGGATAGAGGCCCTCTTGGCGCAGGAGGTAACGGTTCCAGAAGCCAACGAGGCTGAGGCGCGCCGGTTCTATGCGCAGCATCAGGACCGCTTCGCGAGCGAGGCACTTGTCGAGGCTGAGCACATCCTGCTCTCCGCATCGCCCGACGATACGCTGGCCTACAACATGGCGCTCAGCGATGCGCGGGGCCTGATCCGCCAGCTCAAGGCTGAGCCGGATTCCTTTGCGCGCCTTGCCCACGAGTATTCCGCCTGTCCGTCGAAGGAACAGGGCGGTAATCTCGGGCAGATCGGTGAGGGTCAAACTGTGGCCGAGTTCGAGGAAGCGCTGTTCGCGCTAGGCGAGGGCGAGTTGTGCCGCGAGCCAGTCCGCTCCCGGTTCGGCGTCCACGTCATCCGCGCGGTTCGCCGGGCGGAGAGCCAGCAGTTGCCGTTCGAGGCAGTCGCCGCTTCGATCCGCACCTATCTCGAGGAAGCAAGCTATCGCCGCGCAGTGGCACAATATTTATCGATCCTTGCAGGTCGAATAGAGATCGAAGGTGTAGAATTGCCGGTCGCGCAAGGGCCGCTTGTACAATGA